The following coding sequences lie in one Cyanobacterium sp. Dongsha4 genomic window:
- a CDS encoding 5-formyltetrahydrofolate cyclo-ligase, giving the protein MNREKKQLRKQYLQERLKLSSPQWQEKSKQICHHLSKNLLVSKSKIILSYLSFKQEPDLSLLHHDKRKIWGLPRCQGNELIWHQFTSMNDLETGKYGILEPSTHSPLICPHQVDLILVPAVGCDRFGYRLGYGGGYYDRLFAQPIWQNITRIGIIFDFAYVDKLIRESWDKPLDYICTESGIKTPVKEQKE; this is encoded by the coding sequence ATGAACAGAGAAAAAAAACAGCTAAGAAAACAATATTTACAAGAGAGATTAAAACTATCATCACCTCAATGGCAGGAAAAAAGTAAGCAAATTTGTCACCATTTATCAAAGAATTTATTGGTAAGTAAAAGTAAAATTATTCTTAGTTATTTAAGTTTTAAGCAAGAACCAGACTTAAGCCTATTGCATCATGATAAAAGAAAAATTTGGGGCTTACCTCGTTGCCAAGGAAATGAGTTAATTTGGCATCAATTTACTTCTATGAATGACTTAGAGACTGGAAAATATGGTATCCTTGAGCCTTCTACTCACTCGCCCTTAATTTGCCCTCATCAGGTGGATTTAATTTTAGTTCCAGCAGTGGGGTGCGATCGCTTCGGTTATAGGTTAGGATATGGAGGAGGATACTACGATCGCCTCTTTGCTCAACCAATATGGCAAAATATAACTAGAATCGGCATTATTTTTGACTTTGCTTATGTTGATAAACTGATAAGGGAATCGTGGGATAAACCCTTAGATTATATCTGTACAGAATCAGGAATAAAAACCCCTGTCAAGGAACAAAAAGAATAA
- a CDS encoding pentapeptide repeat-containing protein, translated as MANQELINQVRLSIFNLPSPIVNFISRFFPLIVKAIILLLLAISFILLTPQSVNAQTAVNFTYAELEGEDFSHRDLTGSVFAASNLRNASFYQSNLTNSVMTEGILFGADLRETDFTGSLIDRVTLDFADLRNAIFTDAIATRTRFYDTNIEGADFTGAVIDRYQIALMCDRASGVNSITGVATRDSLGCDFN; from the coding sequence ATGGCTAATCAAGAATTAATTAACCAAGTTCGTCTTTCAATTTTCAATCTTCCTTCTCCCATTGTCAATTTTATTTCTCGCTTTTTTCCCCTCATCGTTAAAGCAATTATTCTACTGTTATTAGCCATCAGTTTTATTCTTCTTACTCCTCAATCTGTCAACGCCCAAACGGCGGTTAATTTTACCTATGCTGAATTGGAAGGGGAAGACTTTTCTCACCGAGACTTAACAGGTTCAGTTTTTGCCGCTTCTAATCTACGCAATGCTTCTTTTTATCAATCTAATCTCACTAATTCTGTGATGACAGAGGGAATTTTATTTGGTGCTGATTTACGAGAAACCGACTTTACAGGTTCATTAATTGATCGTGTTACCCTTGATTTTGCTGACTTACGCAACGCTATTTTTACAGATGCGATCGCAACTCGTACCCGTTTTTATGATACAAATATAGAAGGAGCAGACTTTACAGGGGCAGTAATTGACCGTTATCAAATAGCCTTAATGTGCGATCGAGCTTCTGGAGTTAATTCTATCACGGGGGTAGCGACTAGAGACAGCTTAGGATGTGATTTCAATTAG
- a CDS encoding sirohydrochlorin chelatase, translating to MINSSAYLLVVHGSRNSFYAQQLRDLAFLVRKKLDLLQVTYDLDVAYLELGSQSLSEKIIEFGNQLERKGYKSLKVLPLFLLSGTHVINDIPSEVEVSRQKCSLQIEILPHLGKSLSLISLLCAEFERRGNLDHHKDSGIERILFCHGTSLQKGNEEIEGLAGEINAQVAYWSIKPNLNSVIAQLALNDPQQIMIMPYFLFTGKIIDAIASEVEKLQKKVSCELKLLPPLTQIDGFSDIIINRLLAEVEQ from the coding sequence ATGATTAATTCTTCTGCTTATCTTCTAGTGGTTCATGGTAGTCGAAATTCTTTTTATGCTCAACAGTTAAGAGATTTAGCTTTTTTAGTGAGAAAAAAATTAGATTTGTTGCAGGTTACTTATGATTTAGATGTTGCTTATTTAGAGTTAGGGAGTCAATCTTTATCTGAGAAAATTATCGAATTTGGGAATCAATTAGAAAGAAAAGGTTATAAAAGTCTTAAGGTTTTACCCTTATTTTTGTTATCAGGTACTCATGTTATCAATGATATTCCTTCTGAAGTGGAAGTTTCTCGGCAAAAATGTTCTCTACAAATCGAGATTTTACCTCATTTGGGAAAGAGTTTATCTTTAATTTCCTTACTATGTGCTGAATTTGAAAGGCGGGGAAATTTAGACCATCATAAAGATTCTGGTATTGAACGCATTTTATTTTGTCATGGTACAAGTTTACAAAAGGGAAATGAAGAAATAGAAGGTTTGGCAGGTGAAATCAACGCCCAGGTGGCTTATTGGTCAATAAAACCGAATTTAAACTCTGTTATAGCCCAATTGGCTCTTAATGATCCTCAACAAATCATGATTATGCCTTATTTTCTCTTTACGGGAAAAATTATAGATGCGATCGCATCTGAAGTGGAGAAGTTACAAAAAAAAGTAAGTTGCGAATTAAAGTTATTGCCACCTCTGACTCAGATTGATGGTTTCTCCGATATTATCATCAATAGACTTCTTGCAGAAGTCGAGCAATAG
- a CDS encoding SLC13 family permease, producing the protein MNWLDISPIFLTLTVLIVALIAFIAEWLPVDLTSLSITVVLMILGLVSPNEGISGFGNSATITVMAMFILSAGITKTGILNIIRDWLIQWGGKNPTQQIFTLGVIVGPISAFINNTAVVAIFLPIVEQWSKQAKVSISKLLIPMSFLTILGGLITLLGTSTNILASGIAVQLGYPEFGIFQFTKLGLPVFLIGLIYLSIASPKLLPARKPPGGESLAEDYELKEYVSEMIIPPKSSLIGQTLRSSEIQRKFDLDVLEIIRNDTHFPPPLADKVLAVGDILLVRGSRSNLLNIKDERGVEILADFKFNSQELEEQNNSQEEKIAEVLILSNSRLIGSSLKDLRFRQRYNATVLAVRRGQELIRERFGKIPLKFGDLLLIQAPKDSFIGLQTTRELLVLEEKNREGLRQNKAGIALAIILAVILTSAFDLVPILVSSLAGVLVMVMTGCLKPGEIYGSVRWDIIFLLAGLIPLGIAMDNSGTNQWLADNLLKVAGNLSGYWILVLFYFATSMLTEVLSNNAAVVLMIPIAVKVAETIGLEPLSFMYAVTFAASNSYLAPIGYQTNTMVYAPGGYKFLDYTRVGLPLTFTLTFTVPLLIVKIYGL; encoded by the coding sequence ATGAATTGGTTGGACATTTCCCCTATCTTTTTGACCTTAACAGTTTTAATTGTTGCCCTAATTGCCTTTATTGCCGAATGGTTGCCCGTAGATTTAACTTCTTTATCCATTACCGTTGTTTTGATGATATTGGGGTTAGTTTCTCCTAATGAAGGTATCTCTGGATTTGGTAACTCCGCAACTATTACCGTTATGGCGATGTTTATTCTCAGTGCAGGAATAACCAAAACAGGCATTCTTAATATTATCAGAGATTGGCTAATTCAATGGGGGGGGAAAAATCCGACTCAGCAAATTTTCACTCTAGGGGTGATTGTAGGTCCTATTAGCGCTTTTATTAATAATACTGCAGTAGTTGCAATTTTTTTACCAATTGTTGAACAGTGGAGTAAACAAGCAAAAGTTTCTATTTCTAAACTGCTCATACCCATGTCATTTCTGACAATATTGGGGGGATTAATTACTTTACTAGGTACATCAACTAACATTCTTGCCAGTGGAATTGCCGTGCAATTAGGCTATCCAGAATTTGGCATTTTCCAATTTACTAAACTTGGTTTACCCGTATTTTTAATCGGCTTAATTTATTTATCTATCGCCTCTCCAAAATTGTTACCAGCAAGAAAACCTCCGGGGGGAGAATCTTTAGCGGAAGATTATGAATTAAAAGAATACGTCAGTGAAATGATTATTCCCCCCAAATCGAGTTTAATAGGACAAACTTTGCGCAGTAGTGAAATTCAACGTAAATTTGATTTAGATGTTTTAGAAATTATCCGCAATGATACCCACTTTCCACCACCTTTAGCGGATAAAGTTTTAGCGGTAGGAGATATTTTATTAGTTAGGGGAAGTCGTAGTAACTTATTAAATATCAAAGACGAAAGAGGAGTGGAAATCCTCGCAGACTTTAAATTCAATTCTCAAGAATTAGAAGAACAAAATAATTCCCAAGAAGAAAAAATAGCGGAGGTTTTGATACTATCCAATTCTCGTTTAATTGGCTCTAGTTTAAAAGATTTAAGATTTAGACAACGTTATAATGCTACAGTTTTAGCCGTAAGAAGAGGTCAAGAATTAATTAGAGAAAGATTTGGCAAAATTCCTCTAAAATTTGGCGATTTACTCTTAATTCAAGCCCCAAAAGACAGTTTTATCGGTTTACAAACCACTAGAGAGTTATTAGTTTTAGAAGAAAAAAATCGAGAGGGTTTAAGACAAAATAAAGCAGGAATTGCCTTAGCTATTATTTTAGCGGTTATCTTAACTTCTGCTTTTGATTTAGTACCTATCTTGGTGAGTAGTTTAGCGGGGGTTTTAGTAATGGTGATGACAGGATGTCTCAAACCGGGTGAAATTTATGGCTCTGTCAGATGGGATATTATTTTTCTTTTAGCTGGTTTAATACCTTTGGGTATTGCGATGGATAATTCTGGCACAAACCAATGGTTAGCGGATAATTTATTGAAAGTGGCAGGAAATTTATCAGGGTATTGGATTTTAGTTTTATTTTATTTTGCTACTTCCATGTTGACGGAGGTTTTATCTAATAATGCCGCAGTGGTTTTAATGATTCCTATTGCGGTTAAAGTGGCGGAAACTATCGGACTTGAACCTTTATCCTTTATGTATGCGGTAACTTTTGCGGCCTCTAATAGCTATTTAGCCCCTATTGGTTATCAAACGAATACGATGGTTTATGCACCGGGGGGATATAAATTTCTCGATTATACCCGTGTTGGTTTACCTTTAACCTTTACTTTAACTTTTACTGTACCTTTGCTTATCGTGAAAATTTATGGGTTATAA
- a CDS encoding slipin family protein: MEALVSIVIPVVIFAFTGFKVDREYERGVIFRLGRMSSIKGPGIYWTIPLIDQKAKIDIRTKTVDIQSQETITADSVTVRVNAVLYYRVLDPDRAINRIENYEFAVYQASMTTLRNVVGQNILDDILRNRDKINHQIQEIVDEITDPWGIVIERVEMKDVEIPQSMQRAMAQEAEAIREKRARLIKASAEKEASLMLSEASNQIAENPIALELRRLQTLTEIGAENNTTTVMLVPTELITMTKQMAEKMSKS, encoded by the coding sequence ATGGAAGCCCTAGTCAGCATAGTCATCCCCGTTGTAATTTTTGCCTTCACAGGCTTTAAAGTCGATCGAGAATATGAAAGAGGGGTAATTTTTCGTTTAGGGAGAATGAGTAGTATCAAAGGACCTGGTATTTATTGGACAATTCCTCTGATTGATCAAAAAGCTAAAATTGACATTCGTACAAAAACAGTTGATATACAATCCCAAGAAACCATTACCGCCGATAGTGTCACTGTCAGAGTTAATGCGGTATTATACTACAGAGTCTTAGATCCCGATCGCGCTATCAATCGTATCGAAAACTACGAATTTGCAGTTTATCAAGCATCTATGACTACCCTGCGGAATGTAGTTGGACAAAATATTTTAGATGATATACTACGAAATAGAGACAAAATTAACCATCAAATCCAAGAAATAGTTGATGAGATTACTGATCCTTGGGGTATAGTCATTGAAAGAGTGGAAATGAAGGATGTAGAAATTCCCCAATCTATGCAAAGAGCAATGGCACAGGAGGCAGAAGCCATTAGAGAAAAACGGGCAAGACTGATTAAAGCCTCCGCAGAAAAAGAAGCCTCTTTAATGCTTTCTGAAGCTAGTAATCAAATTGCAGAAAATCCCATCGCCCTTGAGTTGAGAAGGCTACAAACTTTAACGGAAATCGGTGCAGAAAATAATACCACTACAGTTATGTTAGTGCCAACCGAATTAATCACTATGACTAAACAAATGGCAGAAAAGATGAGTAAGAGCTAG
- a CDS encoding RNA 2'-phosphotransferase, which produces MRKEYIKKSKILSLILRHQPEYIDIKLDEKGWVSINELLSGCEKKGIKISRDEIEEIVETNDKKRFTICTSTDKIKANQGHSIKVALNLECANPPDILYHGTTTKFKDSILKQGLLKMNRHHVHLSSDIETAKKVGSRHGKVMILAIDAKKMTEDGYKFYLSENNIWLVDQVPSIYFSNTIN; this is translated from the coding sequence ATGAGAAAAGAATATATCAAAAAATCAAAAATCTTGAGTTTAATTCTCAGACATCAACCAGAGTATATAGATATAAAACTAGATGAAAAAGGATGGGTTTCCATAAATGAACTTTTATCAGGTTGTGAAAAAAAAGGGATAAAAATAAGTCGAGACGAAATAGAAGAAATAGTCGAAACGAATGATAAAAAAAGATTTACGATTTGTACATCTACCGACAAAATAAAAGCTAATCAAGGACATTCCATTAAGGTTGCATTAAATCTCGAATGTGCAAATCCTCCCGATATTCTTTATCACGGTACAACAACTAAATTCAAAGATTCAATACTAAAACAAGGACTACTGAAAATGAATCGTCATCATGTACATCTTTCCTCAGATATTGAAACAGCCAAAAAAGTGGGTAGCAGACACGGAAAAGTAATGATATTAGCAATTGACGCTAAGAAAATGACAGAAGACGGATATAAATTTTATCTTTCCGAGAATAACATCTGGTTAGTTGATCAAGTGCCTTCTATTTATTTCTCAAACACAATAAACTAA
- a CDS encoding nuclear transport factor 2 family protein yields the protein MNKTNKFLLLILLGLSLTITQFKQVKAQSNNIPSNILEIVTKIDSAANNRNLELLKENISPSFKSSDGFNSQSIEEYLEKTWSKYPDLKYTTSIESWEEKQGELSAVTLTKIEGSYESGGKKFILNSEIKANQHFSNNQLTKQDIISEKTEITSGENPPKARVNLPTKVNVGQEFDFDVILEEPVGADIVLGGVSEEKVSPSLYLEPSSIELDALTAGGIFKRVKLPVTDNQDHWYSVILIRDGGIRMITQRVKVNE from the coding sequence ATGAACAAAACAAATAAATTTTTGCTTTTAATCTTATTAGGCTTATCTTTAACTATTACCCAATTTAAACAAGTCAAAGCCCAATCCAATAATATTCCATCAAACATATTAGAAATAGTAACAAAAATTGATAGTGCCGCTAATAATAGAAATCTTGAACTCTTAAAAGAAAATATTTCCCCCTCATTCAAATCATCAGATGGGTTTAATTCTCAAAGCATAGAAGAATACTTAGAAAAAACATGGTCAAAATATCCCGATTTGAAATATACGACTAGCATTGAATCTTGGGAAGAAAAACAAGGAGAATTATCAGCAGTAACCTTAACCAAAATAGAGGGAAGTTATGAAAGTGGTGGCAAAAAATTTATCCTCAATTCTGAAATAAAAGCTAATCAACATTTTTCTAATAATCAGTTAACAAAGCAAGACATCATTAGCGAAAAAACAGAAATCACATCAGGAGAAAATCCACCAAAAGCGAGAGTAAATTTACCCACAAAAGTAAATGTTGGGCAAGAATTTGATTTTGACGTAATTTTAGAAGAACCTGTTGGTGCTGATATTGTATTAGGAGGAGTATCAGAAGAAAAAGTATCTCCTTCTCTTTATCTTGAACCTTCTAGCATTGAATTAGACGCTTTAACGGCAGGAGGAATTTTTAAAAGAGTTAAGTTACCTGTCACCGATAATCAGGATCACTGGTATTCTGTTATTCTTATTCGTGATGGTGGTATTCGTATGATTACCCAAAGAGTTAAAGTGAATGAATAA
- a CDS encoding ParA family protein has product MLIAIASLKGGVGKTTTAIHLAAYLQTDQPTLLVDADRNRSALVWAREEKLPFTVASQAGSAPFMATHKHIVTDMRGGPEEDDFVDLAKGNDLMIIPTTPNHLDLDATIKAVEMLKKHNVNNYKILLTKVDSRTSNSRTAKYFLKEQNLPLFKTEIPLLIAFERASQHGKTVKDYSDDRAKVAWKKYRDVGKEIMS; this is encoded by the coding sequence ATGTTAATCGCTATTGCATCCTTAAAAGGTGGTGTTGGCAAAACCACAACAGCTATTCATTTAGCCGCTTATCTACAAACAGATCAACCAACTCTACTTGTTGATGCCGATCGCAATCGTTCTGCTTTAGTGTGGGCTAGGGAGGAAAAATTACCTTTTACAGTTGCTTCTCAGGCAGGTTCTGCCCCTTTTATGGCAACTCATAAACACATCGTCACAGATATGAGAGGAGGTCCAGAAGAAGATGATTTTGTGGACTTAGCAAAGGGAAATGATTTGATGATTATTCCCACCACCCCTAATCACTTGGATCTTGATGCGACTATCAAAGCAGTAGAAATGCTGAAAAAACATAATGTTAATAATTATAAAATTCTCTTGACAAAAGTAGATTCTCGTACAAGCAATAGCAGAACTGCAAAGTATTTTTTAAAAGAGCAAAATTTGCCTCTATTCAAAACAGAAATCCCCCTTTTAATCGCTTTTGAAAGAGCTTCACAACACGGAAAAACGGTCAAAGACTACAGCGACGATCGCGCTAAAGTGGCATGGAAGAAATATCGAGATGTGGGTAAGGAGATTATGAGTTAG
- a CDS encoding DUF4278 domain-containing protein has product MKYRGNVYKSENNFLEVKETDIVGGKYRGCQWNHKLPRHVTQLRPKLGLQYRGVSYCSNPTMSNSVDSNINVAAISNETRKTIVCEKIHSVHLENMRRNLEKRIKAAQEENNETLLLMLKKESLELELV; this is encoded by the coding sequence ATGAAATATCGTGGAAATGTCTATAAATCAGAAAACAACTTTTTGGAAGTAAAAGAAACTGATATAGTTGGTGGTAAATATCGTGGTTGTCAGTGGAATCATAAATTACCTAGACACGTAACACAGCTAAGACCCAAATTAGGTCTTCAATATCGTGGTGTAAGTTATTGTAGTAATCCCACAATGTCTAACTCCGTTGACAGCAATATCAATGTCGCCGCAATAAGTAATGAAACAAGAAAGACAATAGTTTGCGAAAAGATACATAGTGTCCATCTTGAAAATATGCGTCGTAATTTAGAGAAAAGAATCAAAGCCGCTCAAGAGGAAAATAATGAGACACTGTTATTAATGTTGAAAAAAGAAAGCCTTGAGTTGGAGTTAGTTTAA
- a CDS encoding DUF2808 domain-containing protein yields MTNLFKLNKKSIFATIALSTTLVTGLPYLVFAQTNPGLTIFSGVDRKDVLNYRLDFGGNAGQWDRYRLRIPGKKLTQGVDKFFISYPDYFDGKFDINKIEVRAKNATLPVREIIWDEESRIIEIALEEPLLESNQVELVFSNVKNPNSGGTFYFQGQILTPGQVPLRLSVGTWILSIN; encoded by the coding sequence ATGACTAATCTATTTAAACTCAATAAAAAAAGTATTTTTGCCACTATTGCCTTAAGTACTACCCTAGTAACAGGTTTACCCTATCTTGTCTTTGCTCAAACCAATCCGGGGTTAACTATTTTTAGCGGGGTTGATCGTAAAGATGTACTAAATTATCGCCTAGATTTTGGCGGAAATGCAGGACAATGGGATCGTTATCGTTTAAGAATTCCGGGGAAAAAATTAACTCAAGGTGTAGATAAATTTTTTATCAGCTATCCAGACTATTTTGATGGCAAATTTGACATTAATAAAATAGAAGTCAGAGCTAAAAATGCCACTTTACCAGTTAGGGAAATCATTTGGGATGAAGAAAGTCGTATCATTGAAATTGCCTTAGAAGAACCTTTGCTCGAAAGTAATCAAGTAGAGTTAGTATTCTCCAACGTAAAAAACCCCAACTCTGGCGGTACTTTTTATTTTCAAGGACAGATACTCACTCCGGGGCAAGTGCCTTTAAGATTAAGCGTTGGCACGTGGATTTTGAGTATTAATTAA
- a CDS encoding inositol monophosphatase family protein, with protein MSESSNLNKQKLLDIAILAAQEGGAILKQYWGKQLDIREKGRSGDLITEVDQKSEEKVLSVIKRHYPDHGILAEESGTIGIQESEYLWVIDPLDGTTNYAHGYPQAAVSIGLLASGKPLVGVVYNPIREELWSGADGLGATLNHAPIRVSRTNNLTNSLLVTGFAYDRRETEDNNYAEFCYLTHLTQGVRRGGSASLDLCDVATGRLDGYWERGLKPWDLLAGVVIVKEAGGFVTAYDGSEFDLDSGRILATNGYIHSQLSDALGNTPHNTAFSFR; from the coding sequence ATGAGCGAATCTTCAAATCTTAACAAACAAAAACTTCTTGATATTGCTATTTTAGCCGCCCAAGAAGGAGGAGCTATTTTAAAACAATATTGGGGTAAACAATTAGATATTAGGGAAAAAGGTAGGTCTGGAGACTTAATTACAGAAGTAGATCAAAAATCTGAAGAAAAAGTATTAAGTGTCATAAAAAGACATTATCCTGATCATGGTATTCTTGCCGAAGAATCAGGCACAATTGGCATCCAAGAAAGTGAATATTTGTGGGTAATAGATCCTCTTGATGGTACAACAAATTACGCTCATGGTTATCCTCAAGCGGCCGTTTCCATTGGCTTACTGGCTTCAGGAAAACCCTTAGTGGGAGTTGTATATAATCCCATTCGTGAAGAGTTATGGAGTGGAGCTGATGGTTTAGGGGCAACATTGAATCATGCACCAATTAGGGTTTCGAGAACAAATAACTTAACAAATAGTTTATTAGTAACAGGCTTTGCTTATGATCGTAGAGAAACAGAAGATAATAACTATGCAGAATTTTGTTATTTGACTCATTTAACTCAGGGGGTAAGGAGAGGAGGAAGTGCATCCTTAGATTTATGTGATGTAGCCACAGGCCGACTTGATGGTTATTGGGAAAGGGGATTAAAACCTTGGGATTTATTAGCAGGGGTTGTAATAGTTAAAGAGGCAGGAGGATTTGTCACTGCCTATGATGGCTCTGAGTTCGATTTGGATAGTGGTAGAATATTAGCCACTAACGGTTATATTCATTCTCAACTTAGCGACGCTTTGGGAAATACTCCTCACAATACTGCTTTTTCTTTCCGTTAA
- a CDS encoding Coenzyme F420 hydrogenase/dehydrogenase, beta subunit C-terminal domain — MTVINSHRKAKALKQGSRRPAKDLCSECGLCDTYYIHYVKEACAFINQQIAELETIAHGRSRDLNNENDLYFGVHQEMMSAKKIEPIEGAQWTGIVSTIACEMLTQGLVEGVVCVQNSDEDRFQPKPIIATTTEEILGAKVNKPTLSPNLSILEQIEQSGMKRLLVIGVGCQIQALRAVEDKLGLEKLYVLGTPCVDNVTRAGLQKFLETTSKSPDTVVAYEFMQDFRVHFKHEDGSVEKVPFFGLKTNQLKDVFAPSCMTCFDYVNSLADLVVGYMGAPFGWQWIVVRNDIGREMLDLVKSQLHTQPVISRGDRTQAVQNSIPAYDKGVTLPMWAAKLMGVVIEKVGPKGLEYARFSIDSHFTRNYLYVKRNYPEKLKDHVPEYAEKIVSQYKLPD, encoded by the coding sequence ATGACTGTAATCAATTCTCATCGTAAAGCTAAAGCCTTAAAACAAGGTAGTCGTCGCCCTGCAAAAGACTTATGTAGTGAATGCGGATTGTGCGATACCTATTATATCCATTATGTAAAAGAAGCCTGTGCTTTTATTAATCAACAAATTGCTGAATTAGAAACCATTGCCCATGGGCGTAGTCGAGACTTAAACAACGAAAATGACCTCTATTTTGGAGTGCATCAGGAAATGATGTCTGCAAAAAAAATTGAACCTATTGAAGGGGCACAGTGGACTGGTATTGTAAGTACGATCGCCTGTGAAATGTTAACGCAGGGGCTTGTAGAAGGAGTTGTATGCGTTCAAAACAGTGATGAAGATCGTTTTCAACCTAAACCCATTATTGCTACCACTACAGAGGAAATTCTGGGGGCAAAGGTGAATAAACCTACTCTATCCCCTAATTTATCGATACTCGAACAGATTGAACAATCGGGGATGAAACGCTTATTGGTAATTGGGGTTGGTTGTCAAATTCAGGCTTTAAGGGCAGTGGAGGATAAGTTAGGCTTAGAAAAACTCTATGTTTTAGGCACTCCTTGCGTGGATAATGTCACTCGTGCAGGATTGCAGAAGTTTTTAGAGACTACCAGTAAATCTCCTGATACTGTTGTAGCTTACGAGTTTATGCAGGATTTTCGGGTACATTTTAAACATGAAGATGGCAGTGTGGAAAAAGTACCTTTCTTTGGCTTAAAAACTAATCAATTAAAGGATGTTTTTGCTCCTTCTTGTATGACTTGTTTTGATTATGTCAACTCTCTTGCAGATTTGGTTGTAGGTTATATGGGAGCTCCTTTTGGTTGGCAGTGGATTGTAGTTCGTAATGATATTGGTAGGGAAATGCTTGATTTAGTTAAAAGCCAGTTACACACTCAACCTGTTATCTCAAGAGGCGATCGCACCCAAGCGGTACAAAACAGTATTCCTGCTTATGATAAAGGAGTAACACTACCCATGTGGGCGGCGAAACTAATGGGGGTAGTAATAGAAAAAGTAGGGCCAAAAGGCTTAGAATATGCTCGTTTTTCCATTGACTCTCACTTTACCCGCAATTATCTTTATGTTAAACGTAATTATCCAGAAAAACTAAAAGATCATGTTCCTGAGTATGCGGAAAAAATTGTTTCTCAATATAAACTTCCTGATTAA
- a CDS encoding sugar ABC transporter permease, which yields MNNPTKKKNLITQLNWKPWLFLTPALILLTIFLFIPILMVFYLSFTDGNIIQISWIGLKNYQKLLIDPDFSQIIFNTIYFSTFTIIPSLIIPLFLAILLNQHIPLKGFFRTAYFIPSITSLVAMGLGFRWLFQNNGTINQILFKLNFYPINWLNNTFWAMPVLILFSTWRQIGFNLVVFLAGLQIIPQNRYEAAELDGANFWAKIWYITLPALKPTLIFATITTTIFTLKSFEQVYIMTGGGPSNSTNILAFYIYELAFRQFNFGYASASTTILLVIALILVSLQLFTTKDNE from the coding sequence GTGAATAATCCAACAAAAAAGAAAAACTTGATCACTCAATTAAATTGGAAACCTTGGTTATTTTTAACACCAGCCTTAATCTTATTAACTATTTTCTTATTCATACCTATTTTAATGGTATTTTACCTTAGTTTTACTGATGGCAACATAATTCAAATTAGTTGGATTGGACTCAAAAATTATCAAAAACTATTAATAGATCCCGATTTTTCTCAAATTATTTTTAATACAATTTACTTCTCAACTTTTACCATTATTCCGAGTTTAATTATTCCCTTATTTTTAGCAATACTACTCAATCAACATATACCCCTAAAAGGATTTTTCCGCACAGCTTATTTTATTCCCTCCATAACATCTTTAGTCGCTATGGGATTAGGATTTCGTTGGTTATTTCAAAACAATGGCACTATTAATCAAATACTATTCAAACTTAATTTTTATCCCATCAACTGGTTAAACAATACATTTTGGGCTATGCCTGTACTTATTCTTTTTAGCACATGGCGACAAATAGGTTTTAACTTAGTAGTTTTTCTGGCAGGATTACAAATAATTCCTCAAAACCGTTACGAAGCCGCAGAATTAGACGGTGCAAATTTTTGGGCAAAAATATGGTATATCACCTTACCAGCCTTAAAACCAACTCTTATTTTTGCGACTATTACCACAACTATTTTTACCTTGAAATCCTTTGAGCAAGTTTACATAATGACAGGAGGAGGCCCCTCCAATTCCACGAATATTTTAGCTTTTTATATTTATGAATTAGCTTTCCGTCAATTTAATTTCGGCTATGCCTCTGCCAGTACAACAATTCTTCTTGTGATAGCTTTAATTTTAGTTTCTTTACAATTATTTACCACTAAAGATAATGAGTAG